The genomic stretch CTGGCTCTTCACCGTACCGACCGATATGCCCAGCGCTGCCGCCGTGTCCTTCTCCGACAGGTCGAAGGCGTGCCGCAGCACCACGCAGGCGCGCTTGCGGAACGGCAGCCGGGTGAGCGCCGCGCGGACGTCCAGTACGGCCGCCATGTCCGGCCCCTCCACCTTCTCGGGGCTGCGGGACCAGAACAGCGTGATCCTCAGTCGCTCGCGCACCGCGCTGCGGATCCGTCCGCGCGCCAGGTTGGCCACCACACCGCGGGCGTAGGCGAGCGGGTGGTCGGCCTGCCGCAACCGGTCCCAGCGCTGCCACAGGGCGACCAGGGCATCCGCCGCGAGGTCGTCCGCCGCGTCGGTCTCCCCGGTCAGGAGGTGTGCCAGACGTGCGAGTTCGGCATAGTGGCGTTCGAAGAATTCATGGAACTCCGCGGACGCGTCATCGAGGACCATCCCCCGGTCGCCCTCTCCTGGCAATGATGTGCGCATTAGTTGCGCATTTAACAACAACGAGGGGCGCAGCCTAACAGTGCCCAGCCCGGGATCCGAACGGCGCTCGTGCTCGGTTGCGGGCCGGTGAAGGCCGACCGGCGGGCTGGTCAATGCCGGGCGAACTGGATGCCGGTCGGCTGCGCGACGTCCGGCTGCACGGCGATGCCGTCGACGGTCAGCCGCTCACCGTAGATGTCGGTGATCCTGAGCGCCCCGCCGCAGCCGGTGCCATCGGCGGACAGGAAGTAGTTGTAGTCGGTGCGGGGCAGCCGCCGCCAGCCGTCGGCGGTCCGCACCTCCAGCGCGGCCACCGGGTTCCGGTGGCCGATCACCTGGATCCCGCACCACCACTTGGTGGACCCGGTCTTGTACCGGACGGCGATCGTGCCCGGCAGGTCCGGGCTCAGCAGCGACCAGGTGATCGGGAGGCGGCCCACCGACAGGTCGGCGAGCTTGGCGAACGCCTGTCGGCTGAGGTCGAGTTGCCCCGGCGCGCAGGGCCACGGGCATTCGTTGACGATCCGTACCGTGATGGTGGCCCCGCTTGCCGCGCGGACCAGCACGTAGGCCCCGCACGCCTTGGCCGACTCGTAGTCGGTGACGTTCATCGCCGCGACCATCAGGTCGTCGGAAGGCCCGTACAGGCAGGAGCCGCTGCCGTCACCAGCGGCGTAGGCGGTAGCGACTCCCTGGTAGCTGACGGCCGGTCTGATCCGTCCGGCCAGAGCCGCCGCACTGGAGCTCGCGGGCGCGGTACTGGTGGCCGAGGCCGTCGGAGTGGCCGTAACCGAAGGCGACGGCGTGGCCGAGGCCGAGGCCGGGATCGTCGGACTGACCGAGGCCGTCGGCTGCACNNNNNNNNNNNNNNNNNNNNNNNNNNNNNNNNNNNNNNNNNNNNNNNNNNNNNNNNNNNNNNNNNNNNNNNNNNNNNNNNNNNNNNNNNNNNNNNNNNNNNNNNNNNNNNNNNNNNNNNNNNNNNNNNNNNNNNNNNNNNNNNNNNNNNNNNNNNNNNNNNNNNNNNNNNNNNNNNNNNNNNNNNNNNNNNNNNNNNNNNNNNNNNNNNNNNNNNNNNNNNNNNNNNNNNNNNNNNNNNNNNNNNNNNNNNNNNNNNNNNNNNNNNNNNNNNNNNNNNNNNNNNNNNNNNNNNNNNNNNNNNNNNNNNNNNNNNNNNNNNNNNNNNNNNNNNNNNNNNNNNNNNNNNNNNNNNNNNNNNNNNNNNNNNNNNNNNNNNNNNNNNNNNNNNNNNNNNNNNNNNNNNNNNNNNNNNNNNNNNNNNNNNNNNNNNNNNNNNNNNNNNNNNNNNNNNNNNNNNNNNNNNNNNNNNNNNNNNNNNNNNNNNNNNNNNNNNNNNNNNNNNNNNNNNNNNNNNNNNNNNNNNNNNNNNNNNNNNNNNNNNNNNNNNNNNNNNNNNNNNNNNNNNNNNNNNNNNNNNNNNNNNNNNNNNNNNNNNNNNNNNNNNNN from Streptomyces roseochromogenus subsp. oscitans DS 12.976 encodes the following:
- a CDS encoding expansin EXLX1 family cellulose-binding protein yields the protein VQPTASVSPTIPASASATPSPSVTATPTASATSTAPASSSAAALAGRIRPAVSYQGVATAYAAGDGSGSCLYGPSDDLMVAAMNVTDYESAKACGAYVLVRAASGATITVRIVNECPWPCAPGQLDLSRQAFAKLADLSVGRLPITWSLLSPDLPGTIAVRYKTGSTKWWCGIQVIGHRNPVAALEVRTADGWRRLPRTDYNYFLSADGTGCGGALRITDIYGERLTVDGIAVQPDVAQPTGIQFARH
- a CDS encoding SigE family RNA polymerase sigma factor; this encodes MVLDDASAEFHEFFERHYAELARLAHLLTGETDAADDLAADALVALWQRWDRLRQADHPLAYARGVVANLARGRIRSAVRERLRITLFWSRSPEKVEGPDMAAVLDVRAALTRLPFRKRACVVLRHAFDLSEKDTAAALGISVGTVKSQTSKGMAELERILGARAVGDLVAGRRNR